A part of Lutra lutra chromosome 2, mLutLut1.2, whole genome shotgun sequence genomic DNA contains:
- the LOC125093180 gene encoding pre-mRNA-splicing factor RBM22-like — protein MPRLDPPEDKTITTLYVGGLGDTITETDLRNHFYQFGEIRTITVVQRQQCAFIQFATRQAAEVAAEKSFNKLIVNGRRLNVKWGRSQAARGKEKEKDGTTDSGIKLEPVPGLPGALPPPPAAEEEASANYFNLPPSGPPAVVNITLPPPPGIAPPPPPGFGPHMFHPMGPLPPFMRAPGPIHYPSQDPQRMGAHAGKHSSP, from the coding sequence ATGCCTCGCCTGGACCCACCAGAGGATAAGACTATCACCACGTTGTATGTTGGTGGCCTGGGCGATACCATTACTGAGACTGATCTAAGAAATCACTTCTACCAGTTTGGGGAAATCCGGACGATCACTGTCGTGCAGAGACAGCAGTGTGCGTTCATCCAGTTTGCCACGAGGCAGGCTGCAGAGGTGGCTGCAGAGAAGTCCTTTAATAAGTTGATTGTCAATGGCCGCAGACTCAACGTGAAATGGGGAAGGTCCcaagcagccagaggaaaagaaaaagagaaggacgGAACCACAGACTCCGGAATCAAGCTTGAGCCTGTTCCAGGACTGCCAGgagctctccctcctcctcctgcagcaGAAGAAGAAGCGTCTGCCAACTACTTCAACCTCCCCCCCAGTGGGCCTCCAGCTGTAGTGAACATCACGCTGCCCCCGCCTCCTGGTattgccccgccccctcccccaggttttGGGCCACACATGTTCCACCCAATGGGACCACTCCCTCCTTTCATGAGGGCTCCAGGACCAATCCACTATCCTTCTCAGGACCCTCAGAGGATGGGAGCTCATGCCGGGAAACATAGCAGTCCCTAG
- the LOC125093181 gene encoding pre-mRNA-splicing factor RBM22-like, producing the protein MATSLGSNTYNRQNWEDADFPILCQTCLGENPYIRMTKEKYGKECKICARPFTVFHWCPGVRMHFKKTEVCQTCSKLKNVCQTCLLDLEYGLPIQVRDAGLSFKDDMPKSDVNKEYYTQNMEREISNSDGTRPVGMLGKATSTSDMLLKLARTTPYYKRNRPHICSFWVKGECKRGEECPYRHEKPTDPDDPLADQNIKD; encoded by the coding sequence ATGGCGACCTCTCTGGGTTCCAACACCTACAACAGGCAGAACTGGGAGGATGCGGACTTCCCCATTCTGTGCCAGACGTGTCTCGGAGAAAATCCGTATATCCGAATGACCAAAGAGAAGTATGGGAAGGAATGTAAAATCTGTGCCAGGCCATTCACAGTGTTTCACTGGTGCCCCGGGGTCCGCATGCATTTCAAGAAAACTGAAGTGTGCCAGACCTGCAGTAAATTGAAGAATGTCTGTCAGACCTGCCTCTTGGATCTGGAATATGGCCTGCCCATCCAGGTCCGTGATGCGGGATTATCTTTTAAGGATGACATGCCAAAGTCAGATGTTAACAAAGAGTACTACACGCAGAATATGGAGAGAGAAATTTCTAACTCTGATGGAACGCGGCCAGTTGGCATGTTGGGGAAAGCCACCTCCACCAGTGACATGTTGCTCAAGCTGGCCCGGACCACACCCTACTACAAGAGGAATCGACCCCACATTTGCTCCTTCTGGGTAAAAGGAGAATGTAAAAGAGGAGAGGAGTGCCCATACAGACATGAGAAGCCAACAGATCCAGATGACCCCCTTGCTGATCAGAACATTAAAGACTGA